A window of Primulina tabacum isolate GXHZ01 chromosome 4, ASM2559414v2, whole genome shotgun sequence contains these coding sequences:
- the LOC142543070 gene encoding aquaporin TIP1-2-like — protein MPITRISIGTPAEASKPDAIKAAVAEFISMLIFVFAGEGSGMAFAKLTNGGGSTPAGLIAAAIAHAFALFVAVSVGANVSGGHVNPAVTFGAFVGGHITLFRSILYWIAQLLGAVVACLLLKLSTGGLETSAFALSSGVSVWNALLFEIVMTFGLVYTVYATAVDPKKGEIGIIAPIAIGFIVGANILAGGAFDGASMNPAVSFGPAVVSWTWENHWVYWLGPFVGAGVAALIYEVLFINQGGHERLPTVDY, from the exons ATGCCGATTACAAGAATATCGATCGGAACACCGGCGGAGGCCAGCAAACCGGATGCCATCAAGGCCGCCGtggctgagtttatttcgatgCTCATTTTCGTTTTCGCCGGTGAAGGCTCCGGCATGGCATTTG CAAAGCTAACTAATGGCGGAGGAAGTACGCCTGCTGGCCTGATCGCGGCGGCCATAGCCCACGCGTTCGCGCTCTTTGTGGCGGTTTCCGTGGGTGCCAACGTCTCCGGCGGTCATGTAAATCCAGCTGTCACCTTTGGTGCCTTTGTGGGGGGTCATATTACACTTTTCAGGAGCATTTTATATTGGATTGCACAGTTGCTTGGAGCTGTTGTCGCATGCTTGCTTCTAAAGCTCTCTACTGGTGGACTG GAAACATCGGCGTTCGCCCTATCATCGGGAGTGTCGGTGTGGAATGCTCTCTTATTCGAAATCGTGATGACTTTCGGCCTAGTCTACACAGTTTATGCCACTGCAGTGGATCCGAAGAAAGGTGAGATAGGGATCATAGCCCCTATTGCCATTGGCTTCATAGTTGGTGCTAACATCCTAGCCGGCGGTGCCTTTGATGGGGCATCAATGAATCCGGCAGTGTCGTTTGGCCCGGCAGTGGTTAGCTGGACATGGGAGAACCACTGGGTCTACTGGCTCGGCCCATTCGTCGGTGCTGGTGTTGCCGCCCTCATATACGAGGTCCTTTTCATTAATCAGGGTGGTCATGAACGACTTCCAACTGTGGATTATTGA
- the LOC142543071 gene encoding ruvB-like protein 1, which translates to MKIEEVQSTTKTQRIATHTHIKGLGLEPNGKALPLAAGFVGQESAREAAGLVVDMIRQKKMAGRALLFAGPPGTGKTALALGISQELGSKVPFCPMVGSEVYSSEVKKTEVLMENFRRAIGLRIKENKEVYEGEVTELSPEETESMTGGYGKSISHVIIGLKTVKGTKQLKLDPTIYDALIKEKVAVGDVIYIEANSGAVKRVGRSDLFATEFDLEAEEYVPLPKGEVHKKKEIVQDVTLHDLDAANARPQGGQDILSLMGQMMKPRKTEITDKLRQEINKVVNRYIDEGVAELVPGVLFIDEVHMLDMECFSYLNRALESSLSPIVIFATNRGICIVRGTDMNSPHGIPIDLLDRLVIIRTETYGPAEMIQILAIRAQVEELKIDEESLAFLGEIGQQASLRHAVQLLTPASIIAKMNGRDTICKADLEEVSSLYLDAKSSAKLLQEQQDRYIS; encoded by the exons ATGAAGATCGAAGAAGTACAATCCACCACAAAGACGCAGAGAATAGCCACTCATACTCACATTAAAGGCCTTGGACTTGAG CCTAATGGTAAAGCTCTACCTTTGGCTGCCGGTTTCGTCGGTCAAGAATCTGCAAGGGAAGCTGCAGGCCTTGTCGTTGATATGATACGGCAAAAGAAAATGGCAGGGCGTGCGTTATTGTTTGCTGGTCCTCCTGGTACTGGAAAGACAGCTCTTGCTTTGGGGATTTCACAGGAACTTGGTAGCAAG GTTCCATTTTGCCCAATGGTGGGATCAGAAGTGTATTCATCCGAAGTAAAGAAGACAGAGGTTCTAATGGAGAATTTTCGAAGAGCTATTGGCCTCCGGATTAAAGAAAACAAAGAGGTCTACGAAGGAGAG GTGACAGAACTATCCCCAGAAGAAACTGAAAGTATGACAGGTGGATATGGTAAAAGTATTAGCCATGTTATTATTGGGTTGAAAACTGTAAAAGGAACCAAACAATTGAAGCTGGATCCTACGATATATGATGCCTTGATTAAGGAAAAG GTGGCGGTTGGTGACGTTATATACATCGAAGCAAATAGTGGAGCAGTTAAAAGGGTTGGCAGGAGTGATTTATTTGCCACTGAATTTGATCTTGAGGCAGAAGAATATGTTCCACTTCCTAAAGGAGAGGTTCACAAGAAAAAGGAGATAGTCCAG GATGTTACGTTGCATGATCTAGATGCTGCAAATGCACGACCTCAAGGAGGACAAGATATATTGTCCCTAATGGGTCAAATGATGAAGCCCAGGAAAACTGAAATCACTGACAAACTAAGGCAAGAAATAAATAAG GTTGTTAACAGGTACATAGACGAAGGTGTGGCAGAACTTGTTCCTGGTGTTTTATTTATCGATGAG GTGCATATGCTGGATATGGAatgtttttcatatttgaatCGTGCTTTAGAAAGTTCATTATCACCAATAGTGATTTTTGCTACAAATCGAGGAATTTGTATTGTCAG AGGCACTGACATGAATAGTCCTCATGGCATTCCAATAGACTTATTAGACCGCTTGGTTATTATAAGAACAGAAACCTACGGTCCTGCTGAAATGATACAG ATATTAGCCATCCGAGCGCAGGTGGAGGAGCTGAAAATAGATGAGGAAAGTCTGGCTTTTCTTGGAGAAATTGGACAACAAGCATCCCTGAG ACACGCCGTTCAACTGCTAACTCCGGCCAGCATAATTGCTAAAATGAATGGACGCGATACTATTTGCAAG GCGGATCTTGAAGAGGTGAGTAGTCTTTATCTGGACGCCAAATCGTCTGCGAAGCTTCTTCAAGAGCAACAGGATAGATACATATCGTAG